One window of Candidatus Mycobacterium wuenschmannii genomic DNA carries:
- a CDS encoding DUF4333 domain-containing protein — MKTLGSATRCCAGVLIGVAALPLTGCGATVKPDGAARSVVDVVSRQTGFTPNDVHCPSGVKATVGGQFDCGFTGPEGPYVAHMRITKVDGDNVEFDVKTAPRAP, encoded by the coding sequence GCTCTGCGACGCGGTGCTGCGCCGGCGTGCTGATCGGTGTCGCGGCGCTGCCACTGACCGGGTGCGGCGCGACCGTCAAGCCCGACGGGGCCGCCAGATCGGTCGTCGATGTCGTCTCGCGGCAAACCGGATTCACGCCGAATGACGTGCACTGCCCATCGGGGGTCAAGGCCACCGTCGGCGGTCAATTCGATTGCGGCTTCACCGGTCCGGAGGGGCCGTACGTCGCGCACATGCGGATCACCAAGGTCGACGGCGACAACGTCGAGTTTGACGTCAAGACCGCGCCGCGCGCGCCGTAG